Proteins from a genomic interval of Scatophagus argus isolate fScaArg1 chromosome 6, fScaArg1.pri, whole genome shotgun sequence:
- the LOC124060370 gene encoding nuclear receptor subfamily 2 group F member 6-like: protein MAMVSGGWGNPNGDTNGLGEKAYLKREDEESSPQAGSSDVDVGDEDKACVVDCVVCGDKSSGKHYGVFTCEGCKSFFKRSIRRNLNYSCRSNRECQIDQHHRNQCQYCRLKKCFRVGMRKEAVQRGRIPPSHQGISPNSLGGGVGGPVPGHMGVDYFNGQPVSELISQLLRAEPYPNSRYGAPYSQAQMQASASGASVMGIDSICELAARLLFSTIEWARNIPYFPELPVSEQVALLRLSWSELFILNAAQSALPIHMAPLLAAAGFHSSPMSAERVVSFMDQVRVFQDQVDKLNRLQVDTAEYSCLKAIVLFSPDACGLTDPAHVESLQEKAQVALTEYERLQYPNQPQRFGRLLLRLPALRAVPANLISQLFFMRLVGKTPIETLIRDMQLSGSSISWPYASGQ from the exons ATGGCCATGGTGAGCGGGGGATGGGGCAACCCCAACGGGGACACTAATGGACTCGGAGAGAAGGCGTACCTgaagagggaggatgaggagagctCGCCTCAGGCTGGAAGCAGCGATGTGGACGTCGGGGATGAGGACAAGGCCTGCGTTGTGGACTGCGTGGTGTGCGGGGACAAGTCCAGCGGGAAACACTACGGCGTGTTCACCTGTGAGGGCTGCAAGAGCTTTTTCAAGAGGAGCATCAGACGAAACCTCAACTACTCCTGCAG ATCAAACCGAGAATGCCAAATAGACCAACATCACCGCAACCAGTGCCAATACTGTCGTCTGAAGAAATGTTTCCGTGTTGGAATGCGCAAAGAAG CAGTCCAGCGGGGCCGAATCCCTCCGTCTCACCAAGGTATCAGTCCAAACTCCCTGGGGGGAGGGGTTGGAGGTCCAGTGCCGGGTCACATGGGTGTGGACTATTTCAACGGGCAGCCAGTGTCAGAGCTCATCTCACAGCTCCTGCGGGCTGAGCCGTACCCCAACAGCCGCTACGGGGCCCCGTACAGTCAGGCACAGATGCAGGCATCTGCGAGCGGAGCCTCCGTCATGGGCATTGACAGCATCTGCGAGCTGGCAGCCCGGCTCCTCTTCAGCACCATCGAATGGGCCAGAAACATCCCATACTTCCCAGAACTGCCAGTCTCAGAGCAG GTGGCGCTGTTGAGGCTGAGCTGGAGCGAACTGTTCATCCTCAACGCGGCTCAGTCAGCTTTGCCGATACATATGGCTCCTCTGCTGGCAGCTGCTGGGTTTCACTCGTCACCCATGTCCGCTGAGCGTGTAGTGTCTTTCATGGACCAGGTCAGGGTTTTCCAGGACCAGGTGGACAAACTGAACAggctgcaggtggacacagcTGAGTACAGCTGCCTCAAAGCCATTGTACTCTTTTCACCCG ATGCATGTGGTCTAACTGATCCAGCCCACGTGGAGTCCTTGCAGGAGAAGGCCCAGGTTGCCCTGACGGAGTATGAGAGGTTGCAGTATCCCAACCAGCCTCAGCGCTTTGGCCGCTTGCTGCTGCGCCTCCCGGCTCTGCGCGCCGTGCCAGCCAACCTCATCTCCCAGCTCTTCTTCATGCGGCTGGTGGGCAAAACACCCATCGAGACGCTGATCCGAGACATGCAGCTATCAGGGAGCTCCATCAGCTGGCCCTACGCATCGGGACAGTGA